A window of the Thermus albus genome harbors these coding sequences:
- a CDS encoding metallopeptidase family protein: MTYEAFVDLVERLWAEIPEAFKRELQGVHVLPQAKPEPGLRGVWRLGEYLDPGPPSAFRGFEGLGRHIALYYGSFQKVAGPGFDWEGEVWETLLHELRHHLESLAGRDELVQEDLRRLAEFRRGGRG; encoded by the coding sequence ATGACCTACGAGGCCTTTGTGGACTTGGTGGAAAGGCTCTGGGCGGAGATCCCCGAGGCCTTCAAGCGGGAGCTTCAGGGGGTGCATGTCCTGCCCCAGGCCAAGCCGGAGCCCGGGCTAAGGGGAGTCTGGCGGCTTGGGGAGTACCTGGACCCCGGCCCTCCCTCGGCCTTCCGCGGTTTTGAAGGGCTTGGGCGGCATATCGCCCTCTACTACGGTTCCTTCCAAAAGGTGGCGGGGCCGGGGTTTGACTGGGAAGGGGAGGTCTGGGAAACCCTTCTCCACGAGCTCAGGCACCACCTGGAGTCCCTGGCGGGCCGGGACGAGCTGGTCCAGGAAGACCTTAGGCGCCTGGCCGAGTTTCGCCGGGGTGGGAGGGGGTAG
- a CDS encoding biotin--[acetyl-CoA-carboxylase] ligase: protein MPWLLDLLQEEYQSGQALARRLGVSRQAVSKEARRLLAEGFPVEVRRQGYRIRPGTPLPHLFHPLGRLGRPYRYLGRVGSTQDVLRAWAEEGVAEGALVLAEVQERGRGRRGRPWESRPGESLTFSLLLRPALPLSTLGLLPLVAGLALWRAVGVGGLKWPNDLLAPDGRKLAGVLLEAKAEGEEVAYVLLGVGVNVEWAPEGAAALREFSPASRREVLSGFLLHLESLLPLLENPEALLALYRQASYTLGQRVQVQTARGLVEGVAEAVLPDGSLLVGGVKVGAGDVALLGFPT, encoded by the coding sequence ATGCCCTGGCTTTTGGACCTCCTCCAGGAAGAGTACCAAAGCGGCCAGGCCCTGGCCCGGCGCCTAGGGGTGAGCCGCCAGGCGGTTTCCAAGGAGGCGAGAAGGCTTCTTGCCGAGGGGTTTCCCGTGGAGGTGCGCCGCCAGGGCTACCGCATCCGGCCCGGCACCCCCCTGCCCCATCTCTTCCATCCCCTGGGGCGGCTGGGCCGGCCCTACCGCTATCTGGGCCGGGTGGGAAGCACCCAGGACGTCCTAAGGGCCTGGGCGGAGGAGGGCGTGGCGGAGGGGGCCCTGGTCCTGGCCGAGGTCCAGGAAAGGGGCCGGGGAAGGCGGGGAAGGCCCTGGGAAAGCCGCCCAGGGGAAAGCCTTACCTTTTCCCTGCTCCTGCGCCCGGCCCTGCCCCTTTCCACCCTGGGGCTTCTCCCCCTTGTGGCCGGCTTGGCCCTTTGGCGGGCGGTGGGGGTGGGGGGGCTTAAGTGGCCCAACGACCTCCTCGCCCCCGATGGCAGGAAGCTGGCCGGGGTGCTCCTGGAGGCCAAGGCGGAGGGAGAAGAGGTGGCCTACGTCCTCCTGGGCGTGGGGGTGAACGTGGAATGGGCCCCCGAGGGCGCCGCCGCTTTGCGGGAGTTCTCCCCCGCCTCCCGACGGGAAGTGCTCTCCGGCTTTCTCCTCCACCTGGAAAGCCTCCTCCCCCTTCTGGAGAACCCGGAGGCCCTTCTAGCCCTTTACCGGCAGGCCTCCTACACCCTGGGCCAGAGGGTGCAGGTCCAGACCGCAAGGGGCCTGGTGGAAGGCGTAGCGGAAGCGGTGCTCCCCGATGGGAGCCTCCTGGTGGGAGGGGTAAAGGTGGGGGCCGGGGATGTGGCCCTCCTGGGCTTTCCTACTTGA
- a CDS encoding 23S rRNA (pseudouridine(1915)-N(3))-methyltransferase RlmH, producing MRLRVVAVGKPRLAYARLGVEEYAHRIRKYAPLEVQFVKEAKDLLPKAEGHRRVVLDERGRLFTTEGLLQELRRFEGERVAFLVGGAEGYPEGVREKADLLLSLSPLTLQHELALLVLMEQLYRILTLRAGHPYHRP from the coding sequence GTGCGCCTGAGGGTGGTGGCGGTGGGTAAACCCCGGCTGGCCTACGCCCGGCTGGGGGTGGAAGAGTATGCGCACCGCATCCGAAAGTATGCTCCCCTCGAGGTCCAGTTCGTCAAGGAGGCCAAGGACCTCCTGCCCAAGGCGGAGGGCCACCGCAGGGTGGTTCTGGACGAGAGGGGGAGGCTTTTCACCACGGAGGGGCTTTTGCAGGAACTGAGGCGCTTTGAGGGGGAGCGGGTGGCCTTTTTGGTGGGGGGTGCCGAGGGGTACCCTGAGGGGGTGCGGGAGAAGGCCGACCTCCTCCTTTCCCTTTCCCCGCTTACCCTGCAGCACGAGCTGGCCCTTCTGGTCCTCATGGAACAGCTTTACCGGATCCTTACCCTGAGGGCGGGGCATCCCTACCACCGGCCATGA
- a CDS encoding DUF2203 domain-containing protein yields MFARIFTKEEADALLPEIRRILAQMRENRKELQEAQARLPEARGLERRNLEEEVRFLLGSLEADARYLASLGVFLKDLDRGLVDFPARIGGEVVFLCWQEGEPEVAHYHPLAGGFAQRRPLQEASLPPTPSHPGETRPGA; encoded by the coding sequence ATGTTCGCCCGCATCTTCACCAAGGAGGAGGCCGACGCCCTGCTTCCTGAAATCCGGCGGATCCTGGCCCAGATGCGCGAGAACCGCAAGGAGCTCCAGGAAGCCCAGGCCCGGCTTCCCGAGGCCCGGGGGCTAGAGCGCAGGAACCTGGAGGAGGAGGTGCGCTTCCTCCTGGGCTCCTTGGAAGCGGACGCCCGCTATCTGGCCTCCTTGGGCGTCTTCCTCAAGGACCTGGACCGGGGCCTGGTGGACTTCCCCGCCCGGATTGGGGGCGAGGTGGTGTTCCTCTGCTGGCAGGAGGGCGAGCCCGAGGTGGCCCACTACCACCCCTTGGCCGGGGGTTTTGCCCAGCGCAGGCCCCTACAGGAGGCCTCCTTGCCCCCTACCCCCTCCCACCCCGGCGAAACTCGGCCAGGCGCCTAA
- a CDS encoding thiamine pyrophosphate-dependent dehydrogenase E1 component subunit alpha, translating to MVKDTHRFQPFTPEPIRLMGEKGEWLGDFPLDLDEEKLRRLYRDMLAARMLDERYTILIRTGKTSFIAPSAGHEAAQVAIAHAIRKGLDWVFPYYRDHGLALALGLPLKELFGQMLATRADPNKGRQMPEHPGSKALNYFTVASPIASHVPPAAGAAISMKLLGTGQVAVCTFGDGATSEGDWYAGINFAAVQGAPAVFIAENNFYAISVDYSRQTHSPTLADKAHAFGIPGYLVDGMDVLAAYYVVKEAVERARMGEGPSLVELRVYRYGPHSSADDDSRYRPREEVEAWRKRDPILRFQRFLEERGLWNLEWEEELQEAIRAEQEKALKEAEEAGPVPPEWMFEDVLSEKPWHLKRQEALLREEL from the coding sequence ATGGTAAAGGACACCCACCGGTTTCAACCCTTTACGCCCGAGCCCATAAGGCTCATGGGGGAAAAGGGGGAGTGGCTGGGGGATTTCCCCTTGGACTTGGACGAGGAGAAGCTACGCCGCCTCTACCGGGACATGCTGGCGGCCCGGATGTTGGATGAGCGCTACACCATCCTCATCCGCACCGGCAAAACCAGCTTCATCGCCCCCTCCGCCGGGCACGAGGCGGCCCAGGTGGCCATCGCCCACGCCATCCGGAAGGGCTTGGACTGGGTCTTCCCCTACTACCGAGACCACGGCCTGGCCTTGGCCCTAGGGCTTCCCCTGAAGGAACTCTTCGGCCAGATGCTGGCCACCCGGGCTGACCCCAACAAGGGCCGCCAGATGCCGGAACATCCGGGCTCCAAGGCCCTCAACTACTTCACCGTGGCCAGCCCCATCGCCTCCCACGTGCCCCCCGCCGCCGGAGCGGCCATCAGCATGAAGCTCCTAGGCACGGGCCAGGTGGCGGTCTGCACCTTTGGGGACGGGGCCACCAGCGAGGGGGACTGGTATGCGGGCATCAACTTCGCCGCCGTACAGGGGGCCCCTGCCGTTTTCATCGCCGAGAACAACTTTTACGCCATCAGCGTGGACTATAGCCGCCAGACCCATAGCCCCACCCTCGCCGACAAGGCCCATGCCTTTGGCATCCCCGGGTATCTGGTGGATGGCATGGACGTTCTGGCCGCCTACTACGTGGTCAAGGAGGCGGTGGAGCGGGCCCGCATGGGGGAGGGCCCCAGTCTGGTGGAGCTCAGGGTCTACCGCTACGGCCCCCACTCCTCCGCGGACGACGACAGCCGCTACCGCCCCCGGGAGGAGGTGGAGGCCTGGCGGAAGCGGGACCCCATCCTGCGCTTCCAGCGCTTCCTGGAGGAGCGGGGCCTTTGGAACCTGGAGTGGGAAGAGGAACTCCAAGAGGCCATCCGCGCCGAGCAGGAAAAGGCCCTAAAGGAAGCGGAGGAGGCGGGACCAGTACCGCCGGAATGGATGTTTGAGGACGTCCTCTCGGAAAAGCCCTGGCACCTAAAGCGCCAGGAAGCCCTTCTCAGGGAAGAGCTCTAA